GGTGGAATTacagaaattaatataaaagccAGAATCTTTCAGGATGGATTTATAAACGATTTCGCAGTGATCGAAGAAACATCTCTAGGAAATTTGAGCCATTGGATATTACATAACAAAGTCGCGCATATTTTACCATAAAAATAGtgattaaatttcaaatttacacGCATCTAATAAATCGtaagtataaattataaataaagatatatttttatttccaacacATTCCATATAACTGACATCATAAAAATCATTCTTGCAGACAATTTCATTATGccacaacaaatgcaacaaactGGTGAGACACGGAGCAGACATTCGGACCCCTACAACCCTATTAGAGGTGCATCACAAATGTGTGGCCAACAAGTGGAAGCAACTATGCCAAAGGAAAACCAACGATTGTCACTGCAGTTGCCACAACTTCTGCAAGAATTGAGGCAACTGCAGGACCAAGTTGCACATCAACAATCGCGAACGACCGGTGCCAAAAGTGACAAGAAATTCCCACAGAAACAGGCGATTAAAAAATTTGGAGGGAGAAAACCTCATGTGATTCGCAGAAACATTAATATTGCTGCGGCAAATCTACAAGTGGTCGCTTCACCGCTCGCTGATCGCTATTGGCTAAAAATTTCACAGTCAGAGTTAATAGCAAAGTTAAGACGTTATATTATCGCACCGAATCTTTTGCCCGTCTATGGCTACCCATTTAAAAGTTGTTTGTACAAGGGTAAAGTTGTAATTTATAAGAAGTTGCCCCCCCGGTTCTATACAAAGAGTACCAGCAAGCCAAATGCGCCCCACAACGATGAGAACGTGTACCCGACTGACTTGGACCGACAACACGTGCCGAATAATGATGAAGAGCCTAAGCAATGCGTACGCTGTGAACGTCCGTTTCGCATCACAAACACCGGCGAATATGTAACGCGAGAGAAATGTACTTTCCATAAAGGAAAGTTACATCGAGTGTATACTCAAAACAAGAAATACAACTTACAGTACACCTGTTGTGGCGCCTCCAGAGAGTCAGTGGGCTGCGCGTCCAATCCGGTGCACGTATGGACCGGTGTTGTGTCCGGCCTTAATGGACCATATAGAGGTTTTGTGCACACACGCCATATTACCGACGAGCCCAAGGTGTACGCGTTGGACTGTGAAATGTTTCATACAGGACGTGGACTGGCCTTGACCAAGGTCACCGTGATCGGCTTCGATGGGCAATTAGTTTATCAGAATTTTGTGCGTCCCACGTCCATCGTCGTGGACCACAATAGGCGGTTCTCAGGTGTTACTGACAGAGATGTATCCAAATCAAAAAAGCCAGTTAAGACGCTCGGTGAGGTGCAgcttgatttgcttcaaataatcgACGCCAACTCAATACTTATAGGACATGGTTTGGAGAATGATTTGAGGGTCCTGCAAATTGTGCACCAAACCGTTGTCGACACTTCGATCGTATTTTCCCATTCCAACGGTTTTCCTTATCGACACTCGCTAAAGCATTTGGTAAAAAAACACTTAAAGCGTAACATTCAATTAGAAGGCAAGAGTCACGATACTTTAGAGGATGCACGGGCATGTTGGGAGCTGATGCTCTGGAAGGTGGCCACCGACAAACAGGAGGGCTGACAAGTGGATTTCGATTATAATGGCTAGGAGTACACTATGTCTACGTTGGGTGCTCCTTTGTAGTAACGCTGTGGTGGCGTGGCTCTTCCAAACGAAGTATGTCCTGCGTTGAATTTCTCATCGCGCTGAGGGCATGTCATGCTTCATTGTTCGACGCTGCTGCGTCATGTCTCTCCACATCCCAAAGGTGTCTTACCACGGAGTTTTGCCGTTCGTCGTCCTTCAAATCACTCCACTGCAGTTCAAAAAAAGGGAAAAGTTTCGTCTGATCGCGCTGAGGGCATGTCATGCTTCATTGTTCGACGCTGCTGCGTCATGTCTCTCCACATTCCAAAGGTGTCTTACCACGGAGTTTTGCCGTTCGTCGTCCTTCAAATCACTCCACTGCAGTTCAAAAAAAGGGAAAAGTTTCGTCTGTTGTCTGCTTTCGGTTAGGATCGTTTTAGAATATTTGGCCTTTCTTACTATGAGTGAATGAGAGAAATATTCATTTACAATCACATAGGTTCCTTATCAGTTGTGTTTCTCTTAAGGCCGGTTGTTCAATTTTCTTCTAGTCTTTGTTGTTAAAACTCATTTCTTTGTTTAGAATTTAAGGTTAAGattgtattgtatttaaaaactgtgaaattttgaattgaGAAATATACTACCTCGTTTatctaaaatatcaataaaaattgtaaaaattgaaaaagagaacaaatgtcttaaaaaagttttgaattttttattaaaatttttttaaccaacAAGCTTTGTATCCGAAGATTTATAAGCTTATTATACCATGAACAGGGTATACCTATAAATTTGCaacgaagtttgtagcacccGGAAGGAAGACCCTTTAATTATATAACTAATGATCAGCTTGACGAGCGGAGATTTCCATGAAGGAGAAATGGCtttttcttatgtaaaatttttgttctaCTAAGTCTTGTTAGGCTGTGGATTCCAGGGCAAGTTATCAcctgattttattcattctaagcacaaatatgcaacGTGCTTAGGAGAAAAACTCAAtcgctcaattttattaagataattcacacatgtatgcggtataaagtcacccggaagttccaAAAATTGTATGTTAAACACTACTATgatcaaaaaatagtaagacaatTCCGTCCTCTTTTTACGAACAACTACGCGCAAATTAACATaaaactcaaatagtattccttctTGATAGTTTGGCCGATCGgtaggaattcggagtgcaccgcACCTTGATAATCAATGAAAACTGTCaccataaccttgattttttactTGATTTGAAGTGTTTCTGCCAGCTTTAGCTCACCTCTGCCACGATTTTCGGCCGACTCATCATCTGTTTccggatcgtaagcatagatccaagactcatcgccagaaATAATACGTttaatgacatcctggtagttggAAAGTGTTGTTTCAGAGACGTTAACGCAGCGAtgtgtttctaaaaaaaaatttagttattttggaaccaatcttAGGCTCAAATGATCTTACAAAATGGATATCACTGATCCTTCCAATATTCCGACGatgctttctttattttatcgaCGTATTGATTATCAGTTGAGTATACTACATGGGCTAAGGGAtgtattggcccgattcaacTAATTTGTGACACACAGTTACTCTTATCAGTAAAGGATTATCCATGAATgtaaattatatatctcacacatagtaagactttgccacacacattgaccgatattgtCGGTAAAAAGTTGGGTGTCCACATATTCGGCacttaggggcttgaacagttttggttcgatttagAATTAAAGGTCATAAGGTACTATTACTAATCGGTATTCGGTACTATTCGGGCAATGTTTTATTCTGATGCATTATTTTATAacagaaaaatttgtttggcttaaaaattgtgttatatgggaagtaggcgtggttgtagctcgatttcgataatttttcgcACTATAATATAGAAATGTTAGAGGTATGTTATGTACCGAAGTTGGGTGAAATCGGTCAAGGTTAGAGGGCGGGACCACGACACTTTTTTATTAGTCTTAGCCTACAGAGCTGCCGGATCGTTAGTAtttgaattatatcattttaaaTGAACTAACTTTTGATATCCTGGAAACTGGATAAAAAGGAGCTTCGAACTTTAGACCTGGTGGAATGAGTACCTAAGTCGGTGAAAtcagtggacgcccaaaagatgttgttaccgacgaaaacattaaaaaatccacaaattgctttttcATGATCGTATATTGAAACTAAATGAAATAACAGgcactttaaaaatttcgactAATGTGTACATCATATAATTCACGaatgggtatgagaaagctccgTGCAAAGCGGATACCGCACGAGCTTACGTTTGATCAAAAACAACGACATGTTGATGATCCGAAACATTGTTTGGATCGACAATGTGATAATGGATTCAAATtatccatcatttcactccgaagtccaatcgttAGTCATCAGAGAGAACGGCACAGTCGGCCGGCAAGGGTATGGCATCTGCAAGTTGGAATgcacattaaataatttttattgactaccttgaaaaaggaagaatCTTCAACAGCGATTATGATATAGTGTTATTGGACAGTTTGAGGGacaaaattgcagaaaaatgccggcatttgtagaaaaaaagtgATATTTCACCAA
The DNA window shown above is from Bactrocera tryoni isolate S06 chromosome 4, CSIRO_BtryS06_freeze2, whole genome shotgun sequence and carries:
- the LOC120773692 gene encoding putative exonuclease GOR, whose amino-acid sequence is MPQQMQQTGETRSRHSDPYNPIRGASQMCGQQVEATMPKENQRLSLQLPQLLQELRQLQDQVAHQQSRTTGAKSDKKFPQKQAIKKFGGRKPHVIRRNINIAAANLQVVASPLADRYWLKISQSELIAKLRRYIIAPNLLPVYGYPFKSCLYKGKVVIYKKLPPRFYTKSTSKPNAPHNDENVYPTDLDRQHVPNNDEEPKQCVRCERPFRITNTGEYVTREKCTFHKGKLHRVYTQNKKYNLQYTCCGASRESVGCASNPVHVWTGVVSGLNGPYRGFVHTRHITDEPKVYALDCEMFHTGRGLALTKVTVIGFDGQLVYQNFVRPTSIVVDHNRRFSGVTDRDVSKSKKPVKTLGEVQLDLLQIIDANSILIGHGLENDLRVLQIVHQTVVDTSIVFSHSNGFPYRHSLKHLVKKHLKRNIQLEGKSHDTLEDARACWELMLWKVATDKQEG